CTACTATCAGCCGGGCAATGCGATTCTGGTGATCGTCGGTGACGTCGAGATCGACGAAGTGCGGCCCATGGTCGAACGCTACTTCGGACCGATCCCCGCCGGAACCGCGCCCGAGGCAAAACGGCCGCTGGAACTGCCAGGAGGCGGAGAACGTCAGCTCAGCATGCATCTGGACGTGCGGCTACCGACCTTGATGCTGGGCTTCAACGTGCCGAGTCTGACCACTGTTGCCCAGCCCTGGGAGGCGCATGCGCTGCGCCTGCTGGAAGCGGTCCTCGATGGCGGCTACAGCGCCCGCCTGCCGAGCCGGCTCGAGCGAGGCGAGTCGGTCGCTACTTCCGTGTCGGCCAGTTACGACGGCTTCGCCCGCGGCGACACGCTGTTCATGCTCAGCGGCATTCCCAATCAGGCCCGCGAAGTTTCCCTGGAGAAGCTTGAGGAAGCGCTGTGGACGGAGATCGAGCGAATCCAGAGCGAGCCTCCGGAGCGCTCGGAGCTGGAACGGGTGCAGGCGCAGATGATCGCCGATCTGGTCTACGACCAGGACGGCATCAGCCAGCAGGCCAACCGCATCGGTGCTCTCGAGGCGGTGGGCCTGCCCTGGAGGCTGCTCGACGATGACATCGAAACCCTGCAGGCGATCACACCCGAGCAGATCAGCGAGGTGGCCCGTCGCTATCTGGTTCGCGAACGCCTGACCCGAGCCCATGTTCTCCCCGTCCCGGCCGAGGAGGCCACACAATGAGCGATTCCCTGCATCGTTTCCGCTGGCTGTGGGCCGTTGCTCTCCTGGTCGGACTGCTGGTGGTACTGCTGTTCCAGGCCCGATCGAACTCCACTGCCCCGTCCGAAGAGCCTGCTGCAACCAGCGAAGCGGTCAGCACGGAGGCCGAGCCGGTCGCCGAGGTCGATGGCTCGGTCGAAGAGGCTCTGCCGGTCCTCGACTCGTTACCCAGCTGGGACAAGGACGAACCGCCGGCCAGGCGCAATCTGGATCTGCAACACTGGACCACCGAGCAAGGCACGCGGGTGTATTTCATGTCCGCCACGGAGCTGCCGATGATCGACGTGCAGCTGCTGTTCTCAGCGGGCTCCAGCCGGGACAACGGCCAACCGGGCCTGGCTACGCTGACCAACGGCATGTTGGGCGAGGGCACTGAAAACCGCGACGCTGGCGAAATCGCTGCCGGCTTCGAGCGCATCGGTGCGCAGTTCAGCAACAGCTCCCACCGCGACATGGCTCTGGCAGGCCTGCGCAGCCTATCGGCCGCTGACAAGCTGGATCCTGCGATCAACCTGTTTGCCGAAGTGGTCACTCGACCCAGCTTTCCCGAGGATGCCTTCGAACGTCTGCGTAATCAGCTCCTCGCCGGCCTGCAGTTTCGGCTGCAGCAACCTTCTTCGCTGGCCAGCGAAGCCTTCTGGGACGCTCTCTACGGCGATCATCCCTACGGTCACCTGCCTCAGGGGACTCCGGAAAGCCTGAGCACGCTGACGCCAGAGGCGCTG
Above is a window of Halopseudomonas nanhaiensis DNA encoding:
- a CDS encoding M16 family metallopeptidase, which produces MLRPILTIFLAFLAPTMAGANTDLEQQQQTHEFTLDNGLKVIVREDHRAPVAVSQLWYKVGSSYEPPGKTGMSHALEHMMFKGSERLGPGQASRILNSLGAQENAFTSRDYTAYYQVLNRDQLAVALELEAERMRKLTLPEDEVMREMEVIKEERRLRTEDNPNALAYERFLTQAHFASPYAQPVIGWMHDLDRLTVDDLRQWYDLYYQPGNAILVIVGDVEIDEVRPMVERYFGPIPAGTAPEAKRPLELPGGGERQLSMHLDVRLPTLMLGFNVPSLTTVAQPWEAHALRLLEAVLDGGYSARLPSRLERGESVATSVSASYDGFARGDTLFMLSGIPNQAREVSLEKLEEALWTEIERIQSEPPERSELERVQAQMIADLVYDQDGISQQANRIGALEAVGLPWRLLDDDIETLQAITPEQISEVARRYLVRERLTRAHVLPVPAEEATQ